One region of Catenuloplanes indicus genomic DNA includes:
- a CDS encoding acyl-CoA thioesterase: MGVRFVHHCALRWSDMDAYGHVNNTRFLTLYEEARVAFIYVLAKERGGPSLVDDGTVIARHEIDYLRPVVYRTHASEAPPPPPHVRVELWIENVRGAQFTVVYELFDGDRLASRARTVCVLFDLAGQRPRRMTEWERDFLSRYEVAA; encoded by the coding sequence TTGGGCGTGCGCTTCGTCCACCACTGCGCGCTCCGCTGGTCGGACATGGACGCCTACGGCCACGTCAACAACACGCGCTTCCTGACGCTGTACGAGGAGGCGCGGGTCGCGTTCATCTACGTCCTGGCGAAGGAGCGGGGTGGCCCGTCGCTCGTCGACGACGGCACGGTGATCGCCCGCCACGAGATCGACTACCTGCGTCCGGTGGTCTACCGCACGCACGCGAGCGAGGCGCCGCCACCGCCGCCGCACGTGCGCGTCGAGTTGTGGATCGAGAACGTCCGCGGCGCCCAGTTCACCGTGGTCTACGAGCTGTTCGACGGCGACCGGCTGGCCAGCCGCGCGCGTACCGTGTGCGTGCTCTTCGACCTGGCTGGGCAGCGGCCGCGCCGGATGACGGAGTGGGAACGCGACTTCCTCAGCCGGTACGAGGTGGCCGCGTGA
- the ettA gene encoding energy-dependent translational throttle protein EttA has translation MAQYIYVLEKARKAHGDKVVLDNVTLSFLPGAKIGVVGPNGAGKSSLLKIMAGLDRPSNGEARLMPGFTVGMLAQEPPLNDEKTVLGNIEEAVAETKEKLARFNAIAEEMATNYTDELMEEMGRLQEELDHADAWDIDAQLALAMDALRCPPPDADVTQLSGGERRRVALCKLLLEAPDLLLLDEPTNHLDAESVQWLEQHLAKYAGTVLAITHDRYFLDNVAGWILELDRGRAIGYEGNYSTYLEKKAARLAVEGRKDAKMKKRLSEELEWVRSNAKARQTKSRSRLDRYEEMAAEAEKTRKLDFEEIQIPPGPRLGSTVIEVNGLTKGFDGRTLIDNLSFSLPRNGIVGIIGPNGVGKTTLFKTIVGIEQPDTGSVKIGETVQLSYVDQNRSGLDGDKTLWEVVSDGLDHMMVGKVEMPSRAYVAAFGFKGPDQQKPTKILSGGERNRLNLALTLKIGGNVILLDEPTNDLDVETLSSLENALLEFPGCAVVISHDRMFLDRVATHILAWEGDDENPAKWFWFEGNFDAYEKNKIDRLGADAARPHAVTYRKLTRD, from the coding sequence GTGGCCCAGTACATCTACGTCCTGGAAAAGGCGCGTAAGGCGCACGGCGACAAGGTCGTGCTCGACAACGTGACGCTGAGCTTCCTGCCCGGTGCCAAGATCGGTGTGGTCGGCCCGAACGGCGCCGGTAAGTCCAGCCTTCTCAAGATCATGGCGGGTCTGGACCGGCCGAGCAACGGCGAGGCCCGCCTGATGCCCGGCTTCACCGTCGGCATGCTGGCGCAGGAGCCGCCGCTGAACGACGAGAAGACCGTCCTCGGCAACATCGAGGAGGCCGTCGCGGAGACCAAGGAGAAGCTCGCCCGCTTCAACGCGATCGCCGAGGAGATGGCGACCAACTACACGGACGAGCTGATGGAGGAGATGGGCCGGCTCCAGGAGGAGCTGGACCACGCGGACGCGTGGGACATCGACGCCCAGCTCGCGCTCGCGATGGACGCGCTGCGCTGCCCGCCGCCGGACGCGGACGTCACCCAGCTCTCCGGTGGTGAGCGCCGCCGGGTCGCGCTCTGCAAGCTGCTGCTCGAGGCGCCCGACCTGCTGCTGCTCGACGAGCCCACCAACCACCTGGACGCGGAGAGCGTGCAGTGGCTGGAGCAGCACCTGGCGAAGTACGCCGGCACCGTCCTGGCGATCACCCACGACCGGTACTTCCTGGACAACGTGGCCGGCTGGATCCTGGAGCTGGACCGCGGCCGGGCGATCGGCTACGAGGGCAACTACTCCACCTACCTGGAGAAGAAGGCGGCACGCCTGGCGGTCGAGGGCCGCAAGGACGCCAAGATGAAGAAGCGCCTCTCCGAGGAGCTGGAGTGGGTCCGGTCGAACGCGAAGGCGCGGCAGACCAAGTCCCGCTCCCGCCTCGACCGGTACGAGGAGATGGCCGCCGAGGCGGAGAAGACCCGCAAGCTCGACTTCGAGGAGATCCAGATCCCGCCGGGCCCGCGCCTGGGCAGCACGGTGATCGAGGTCAACGGTCTGACCAAGGGCTTCGACGGCCGTACGCTGATCGACAACCTGTCGTTCTCGCTGCCGCGCAACGGCATCGTCGGCATCATCGGGCCGAACGGTGTCGGCAAGACCACGCTGTTCAAGACGATCGTCGGCATCGAGCAGCCGGACACCGGCTCGGTGAAGATCGGTGAGACGGTCCAGCTGTCCTACGTCGACCAGAACCGGTCCGGCCTGGACGGCGACAAGACGCTGTGGGAGGTCGTCTCCGACGGCCTGGACCACATGATGGTCGGCAAGGTCGAGATGCCGTCCCGGGCGTACGTGGCGGCGTTCGGCTTCAAGGGCCCGGACCAGCAGAAGCCGACGAAGATCCTCTCCGGTGGTGAGCGGAACCGGCTGAACCTCGCGCTGACGCTGAAGATCGGCGGCAACGTGATCCTGCTCGACGAGCCGACCAACGACCTCGACGTCGAGACGCTCTCCAGCCTGGAGAACGCACTGCTGGAGTTCCCCGGCTGCGCCGTGGTCATCTCCCACGACCGGATGTTCCTGGACCGCGTGGCCACGCACATCCTGGCCTGGGAGGGCGACGACGAGAACCCGGCGAAGTGGTTCTGGTTCGAGGGCAACTTCGACGCGTACGAGAAGAACAAGATCGACCGGCTCGGCGCCGACGCCGCCCGTCCGCACGCGGTGACCTACCGCAAGCTGACCCGCGACTGA